The Methanolacinia petrolearia DSM 11571 genome has a segment encoding these proteins:
- a CDS encoding carboxymuconolactone decarboxylase family protein translates to MEVEITMTDYAKAGREKLLEIDGEAGVRVEETLNRICPDLSRYLIEYSFGEIYAREVLDNRTKEHAVVAALTAMGTAAPQLKVHIHAALHVGCTPEEIREIIIQMCGYAGFPATLNGMQILMEVLEETGRTLSLESVHAGSEGRYERGKKFLAMIAPEQERILKETFDPINPDITGYVIAFGYGDIYARGILPVRSRQVATIAALAAMGTAPPQLRFHIGGGLRAGLTEEEIVEIMILISVYAGFPAALNGILATREVAAALKDEMRSSRE, encoded by the coding sequence GTGGAAGTAGAGATTACCATGACCGATTATGCAAAAGCAGGACGGGAAAAACTTCTGGAGATCGACGGTGAAGCCGGCGTCCGGGTTGAAGAGACATTAAACCGGATTTGCCCGGATCTTTCCCGCTATCTTATAGAATACTCATTCGGCGAGATCTACGCCCGCGAGGTGCTAGACAACAGGACAAAAGAGCATGCCGTAGTCGCGGCACTGACCGCCATGGGTACCGCGGCCCCCCAGCTCAAAGTCCATATTCATGCAGCTCTCCATGTCGGCTGCACACCTGAAGAGATCCGCGAGATCATCATCCAGATGTGCGGCTACGCCGGTTTTCCCGCGACCCTCAACGGGATGCAGATCCTCATGGAAGTACTGGAGGAAACGGGGCGGACACTTTCTTTGGAGTCTGTTCATGCAGGATCGGAGGGCAGGTACGAACGGGGGAAGAAATTCCTGGCAATGATCGCACCGGAACAGGAGAGAATTCTGAAGGAGACCTTTGATCCCATAAATCCCGACATAACAGGATATGTAATAGCGTTCGGGTACGGCGATATCTACGCACGGGGGATTCTCCCGGTGAGGAGCAGGCAGGTAGCGACCATCGCCGCACTTGCCGCCATGGGCACTGCACCTCCGCAACTGAGGTTCCATATAGGCGGAGGTCTGCGGGCAGGCCTGACCGAAGAGGAGATTGTCGAGATTATGATCCTTATCTCCGTCTATGCGGGCTTTCCGGCAGCACTGAACGGAATCCTTGCAACCCGCGAGGTTGCGGCAGCCCTGAAAGACGAGATGAGGAGCTCACGCGAATGA
- a CDS encoding flavodoxin family protein — translation MKVIAVNGSPRKNWNTATLLKNALEGAASNGAETELVHLYDLDYTGCTSCFACKLKSGKSYGRCAINDELESVLEKIAGVDALVIGSPVYFGDVTGAMRSFLERLFFQYLAYTNPPSSLFGRDMKTAAVYTMNAPEKQAKELNYDAVFGSIENVMVRIFGSFVGRVCSYETLQFEDYDKMVFDLADPGARRERHRTVFPEDCKKALELGKRLASPGGADTGI, via the coding sequence ATGAAAGTCATCGCAGTCAACGGGAGCCCGAGGAAGAACTGGAATACGGCGACCCTTCTCAAAAATGCCCTCGAAGGAGCCGCTTCGAATGGTGCTGAGACCGAACTGGTTCATCTTTACGATCTCGACTACACGGGGTGCACGAGCTGCTTCGCCTGCAAGCTAAAGAGTGGAAAGAGCTACGGGAGGTGCGCAATAAATGACGAGCTCGAATCCGTTCTCGAAAAAATCGCAGGGGTCGATGCACTCGTTATCGGGTCGCCGGTATATTTCGGTGATGTCACGGGAGCGATGAGATCTTTTCTCGAAAGGCTCTTTTTCCAGTATCTTGCATATACGAACCCCCCGTCATCGCTTTTCGGAAGAGATATGAAGACGGCGGCGGTCTACACGATGAACGCACCCGAAAAACAGGCGAAAGAACTGAACTATGATGCCGTTTTCGGTTCGATTGAAAACGTAATGGTAAGGATATTCGGAAGTTTCGTGGGAAGAGTGTGCTCGTACGAGACGCTGCAATTCGAAGACTACGACAAAATGGTCTTCGATCTCGCCGATCCCGGGGCCAGGCGGGAGAGGCACAGGACGGTCTTTCCCGAAGATTGTAAAAAGGCATTAGAACTCGGGAAAAGGCTTGCATCACCGGGTGGGGCGGACACCGGGATCTGA
- a CDS encoding beta-ribofuranosylaminobenzene 5'-phosphate synthase, protein MKSFNIAYNLQKLEEEVGTLSPMQKILLGTDGSVTTLLENVLGCEVTVHTLSQEVVPAGETVAASLEIPLGEPVNHRIVTLNEGETEKVLLYAASDSPISRLEPSFKDDLMLADIPIGRIMKMHHIESRRELDDVRVCRAGAGVSDVLGVFRHEPLLSRRYRIITGGKPLISIRETFPYSNFTEEKRVIVEAPARIHMGLIDMNGSSGRVDGGIGLSVEDPAIVVEAKRSDGIQINCGGDDFGRMEKTVKDVIEALGVKGGAEVTLHHTYPGHIGLGSGTQLSLATARAVSELYRPLPVREIAAISGRGGTSGIGTAAFESGGFILDGGHRFGPAGEKSDFRPSSVSAGVKPAPVLFRHPFPEDWKILLAIPDIPEGANGKAEVDIFRKYCPVPVADVQALCHTILMQMLPGIIEKDLDLFGSSVNAIQDLGLKKVEHSLQSPLIRELMDALRTTDAAGIGLSSFGPTVYAVGDTGMQDSLKAAEQAMAETGGSAFLTRARNRGADIRTSAESS, encoded by the coding sequence ATGAAATCATTCAATATCGCATATAACCTCCAAAAGCTGGAAGAGGAGGTCGGGACTCTCTCTCCCATGCAGAAGATCCTCCTCGGCACCGACGGTTCGGTGACCACCCTTCTTGAAAATGTACTGGGCTGCGAGGTTACGGTCCATACTCTTTCCCAGGAAGTGGTGCCCGCCGGCGAAACTGTCGCCGCATCCCTTGAGATACCTCTGGGAGAGCCTGTCAATCACCGCATCGTAACGCTGAACGAGGGCGAAACCGAAAAGGTGCTCCTTTACGCGGCTTCTGATTCCCCCATATCCCGTCTTGAACCCTCGTTCAAAGACGATCTCATGCTGGCGGATATTCCTATCGGGCGTATAATGAAGATGCACCACATTGAGTCGCGGCGCGAACTCGACGACGTAAGGGTCTGCCGTGCGGGGGCCGGGGTCAGCGACGTCCTCGGCGTCTTCCGCCACGAACCCCTGCTTTCCAGGCGTTACCGGATTATCACCGGCGGAAAACCCCTGATCTCTATAAGGGAAACCTTCCCTTACTCCAACTTTACGGAGGAGAAACGGGTCATTGTCGAGGCGCCTGCACGGATTCACATGGGCTTAATCGACATGAACGGAAGTTCAGGGAGAGTCGACGGGGGCATAGGCCTCTCGGTCGAAGATCCGGCCATAGTCGTCGAGGCGAAAAGGAGTGACGGTATCCAGATAAATTGCGGCGGCGATGACTTCGGCAGGATGGAAAAAACCGTAAAAGATGTAATTGAAGCGCTCGGGGTAAAGGGCGGTGCAGAGGTTACTCTTCATCATACCTATCCCGGCCACATCGGCCTCGGCAGCGGCACCCAGCTCAGCCTCGCCACCGCCCGTGCGGTCAGCGAACTCTACCGCCCCCTTCCCGTAAGGGAGATCGCGGCGATCTCGGGAAGGGGCGGAACATCAGGGATCGGCACTGCAGCATTCGAGTCGGGCGGCTTCATTCTTGACGGAGGACACCGTTTCGGTCCGGCAGGAGAAAAATCCGATTTCAGGCCGTCATCGGTTTCGGCGGGTGTTAAGCCCGCTCCTGTTCTCTTCAGGCACCCGTTCCCCGAGGACTGGAAGATCCTTCTCGCAATACCCGATATTCCGGAAGGTGCAAACGGGAAGGCCGAGGTCGACATATTCAGGAAGTATTGTCCAGTGCCGGTCGCCGATGTCCAGGCTCTCTGCCACACGATCCTGATGCAGATGCTCCCGGGCATCATTGAAAAAGACCTCGACCTCTTCGGCTCGTCGGTGAACGCGATCCAGGATCTCGGCCTCAAAAAGGTGGAACACAGCCTGCAGTCGCCTCTCATCCGCGAATTAATGGACGCTCTCAGGACAACGGATGCCGCGGGGATCGGTCTGAGCTCCTTCGGCCCGACCGTCTACGCCGTCGGCGATACCGGGATGCAGGATTCTCTTAAGGCTGCAGAGCAGGCGATGGCAGAGACAGGCGGTTCGGCGTTTCTCACCCGTGCCCGCAACCGCGGGGCGGATATCCGGACATCCGCCGAAAGTTCGTAG
- a CDS encoding carotenoid biosynthesis protein encodes MAETGVDNKYFVPAGVAFLVLTVILVTMKTVTGLTIFGLSSTIVIAIFAFWHGTIRYDWKKMLFFFVLIFIVSWTYETVSILTGFPFGHYNYSTGWSPMLGLVPVMIMPAYFAMGYLSWTIGSILLDKRDSSVGGCGIILLPVISSFVMVMWDICMDPINSTIDRLWVWHNGGVYLGVPFVNFLGWFLCVFTFYMIFVCFLRYSDTEKSPGTSISLKAFWILPVLLYASRTIEFFGDFALGSNYEVTAGNGHVYWTGDIYGTLALMTIFTMIFVAFYAIARVYLKNNHASEED; translated from the coding sequence ATGGCAGAAACTGGTGTTGATAACAAATACTTTGTACCGGCAGGAGTAGCATTTCTGGTTCTCACCGTGATCCTCGTCACGATGAAAACCGTCACCGGCTTAACGATCTTCGGGCTTTCGAGCACGATAGTAATCGCGATCTTCGCATTCTGGCACGGTACCATCAGGTACGACTGGAAGAAGATGCTCTTCTTCTTCGTCTTGATATTCATCGTGAGCTGGACGTATGAGACGGTGAGCATCCTGACCGGGTTCCCGTTCGGGCATTACAACTATTCCACCGGCTGGAGTCCCATGCTGGGGCTCGTCCCGGTCATGATCATGCCCGCATATTTTGCAATGGGATATCTTTCCTGGACGATCGGATCGATACTGCTCGATAAGAGAGATTCATCGGTCGGCGGCTGCGGGATTATACTCCTGCCCGTGATCTCTTCATTCGTGATGGTTATGTGGGATATCTGCATGGACCCGATCAACTCTACGATCGACAGGCTATGGGTATGGCACAACGGCGGCGTCTACCTCGGAGTTCCGTTCGTAAACTTCCTGGGATGGTTCCTGTGCGTGTTCACTTTTTACATGATATTCGTCTGCTTCCTGAGATATTCGGATACAGAGAAGAGCCCGGGCACTTCGATATCACTGAAGGCGTTCTGGATTCTGCCGGTGCTCCTCTATGCTTCAAGGACGATCGAATTCTTCGGGGACTTTGCACTCGGGTCCAATTACGAAGTTACTGCCGGAAACGGGCATGTATACTGGACGGGGGATATCTACGGAACTCTCGCACTAATGACTATTTTTACGATGATCTTCGTAGCATTCTACGCGATTGCGAGAGTTTATCTTAAAAATAATCATGCTTCTGAAGAGGATTGA